The following proteins are co-located in the Sporolactobacillus pectinivorans genome:
- a CDS encoding ArsR/SmtB family transcription factor yields MKQTLIIKDLNQLKVLSDPFRAKLMILLIERPYTGQQLAERFNLSRARIHYHLHELEKNHLIELVRTEEINGIVQKFYQSVAQGFLPDVSLLPQKQEVSETYRQIVLSMIDRTRMRALTAPDEAFSISEQVPGNMRALATYWEITMSDRHFQAFAKETAELFNKYNNRCSQDGKQPDAKLYFLSGFGFQVDQGAFKQHVDQEQ; encoded by the coding sequence ATGAAACAAACCTTAATTATTAAGGATCTGAATCAGCTTAAAGTTTTAAGTGATCCGTTTCGGGCAAAACTTATGATATTGCTGATTGAAAGACCGTACACAGGTCAGCAGCTGGCCGAACGATTTAATCTGTCACGCGCACGTATTCACTATCATTTGCACGAACTGGAAAAAAATCATTTGATTGAACTGGTTAGAACAGAAGAAATCAACGGGATCGTACAAAAATTTTATCAGTCTGTGGCTCAGGGCTTTCTGCCGGATGTTTCCTTGCTTCCGCAGAAGCAGGAGGTCAGCGAAACCTATCGGCAGATTGTGCTCAGTATGATTGACCGAACGCGAATGCGTGCACTGACTGCCCCGGATGAGGCTTTTTCAATCAGCGAGCAGGTGCCGGGAAACATGCGTGCGCTTGCCACCTATTGGGAAATTACAATGAGCGATCGCCACTTTCAGGCATTCGCTAAAGAAACGGCGGAGCTGTTTAATAAATACAATAACCGATGCAGTCAGGACGGGAAGCAGCCGGATGCAAAACTATATTTTCTGTCCGGATTCGGCTTTCAGGTTGATCAGGGGGCTTTTAAGCAACACGTTGATCAGGAGCAATGA
- a CDS encoding nitroreductase family protein translates to MDEDLIRLITGRKSIRKFDPEQKISHDELSRILQESCRAPSAMNLQPWRFLVIQSKEGKDKLRPLFYNNPQLLDSCSAMIAILGDLRASDYKDHIYNRAVAEGTMSEEERDKEVKLISELYDGMPHDAHLTDVSFNSALAAMQLMLVARAHGYETCPLGGFDKNQFDATFGYDPARYLPLVLIAVGKPAEEGFNTVRLDTDQIVKWV, encoded by the coding sequence ATGGATGAGGATCTGATCCGTTTGATTACCGGAAGAAAGTCGATCAGAAAGTTTGATCCAGAACAAAAAATCAGTCATGACGAGCTGTCTCGGATTCTGCAGGAATCGTGCCGGGCTCCGTCTGCCATGAACCTGCAACCGTGGCGCTTTTTGGTAATCCAAAGTAAGGAAGGAAAAGACAAACTCCGGCCGCTGTTTTATAATAACCCGCAACTTCTGGATTCCTGTTCCGCAATGATCGCCATACTCGGGGACCTACGTGCATCGGATTACAAAGATCACATCTACAATCGGGCAGTCGCCGAGGGAACTATGTCTGAGGAAGAACGTGATAAAGAGGTTAAACTCATTTCAGAACTTTATGACGGCATGCCGCACGATGCACATTTGACGGATGTCTCATTTAACAGCGCCCTGGCAGCCATGCAGCTAATGCTGGTCGCGCGGGCCCATGGCTATGAAACATGCCCACTCGGCGGTTTTGACAAGAATCAATTTGATGCAACATTCGGTTATGATCCGGCACGCTACCTCCCATTGGTTCTGATTGCAGTCGGAAAACCTGCAGAAGAGGGTTTTAACACCGTGCGTCTTGATACAGATCAAATTGTGAAATGGGTTTAA